The Chitinophaga sp. H8 region ATCATACATATACATTTCACCAATGCCTGCCCGCCCACCAATAGTGGTATAATATTTCTGGGCATCCATCTTACCTGAAAAAGCCTGTCCATTTTCCTGTACGGCATTGATAGGCACCCCTCCATTATCTCTCGCTGCAGCACTTTCTTCACTTACGCCATATCCGTCTAAAATCGCTTGTGTAACACTCATCACCTGGCCACCAAATCTGCCATCTATTAAAAAATTAAGAGAAATCTTTTTATAGCTAATTGTGTTATTCCACCCTAAAGCAAAATCAGGGTTGGGGTTGCCTACCTTTTTGTAGATGTTTTTGGTAGTCAGCTTATCATTGCTGTCAATAATATACTGCCCCTTTTCGTTAGTCACCAGTTCTTTATTGGTGTAGATATCTCCCCAGGAGCCACCTTCTTTAATAAAGGAGCCGTAGAGGTTCACTCCATAATCTGTCAGCACAAAGCTGTTGTCTGGCCCTGCTCCGGGGATATTGTTATTACTCAGGTTTACTATGGTGTTTTTGTTGTGTGAAAAATTAAGGCCTGAGGTCCAGGTAGTATGTTTGGTGCTAACAGGCATGGTGGTCAACATGCATTCCCAGCCCTGGTTCTGAATATAACCAAGATTGATATAGTAGGTGAGATAGCGTGATCCCGGAGGCGCAGGCACTTCCATATATTGTTTGTAATTATTGTTTTTGTAGTAGGTAATATCCAGGAGTACTCTTCCATTGAGGAAGTGGAGTTCGGCTCCTGTTTCAAAGGACTGGTTTTTTTCCGGCTCCAGGTAAACGCCAGGGTAAGGAGCGCCTTTGTTGAAAGCTACCCTTGTAACACCGGCAATTGTCTGAAGCGTAAAACGGGCAGGGCGGGAAACATAAGGCGCGATATCATTGCCTACCTTAGCAAAAGAGGTACGCAATTTTGCAAATTGTATAAAGGAAGGCAATTTAATCATATCGCTTACCACAGCAGCAATACCGGCAGAATAATAAAAATAGCCGGAGCGCATGGTAGGTGTAAAAGCAAAGGTGCTTGACCAGTCATTTCTACCCGTAATATCCAGAAACAGGTAATCCTTCAATCCAATTTGTACGCTTGCAAAAAGTGCCTGCAATTGTTTGTTTTCTATGTTATGTTGCGCATCCATGGAAGTGCCCAGAATGTTAGATACAGAAAACTTATTGGCGTAGCTTAGCCCCGGGTTTGCATAGGGGTTGGCACCATTAAATGCACGGTCGTGGGCCTTCACATCTGTAATACTGCACCCAAGCGTGGTAGCCATATGCAGTTGCCTGGAAAGTTTCCAGTTGGTATTGGCAAATACATCTGCATAGAATTGTGTATTGAATTCTTTTTCCAGTATATATCTGCCGTTGGAAGGAGAGAGTGTGGCCTGTGTACCTGCATAAGCCATCAGTTCATATTGGTCCAGTGATTTGTCGAAGCTCCCCCTGGCCTGCAGGGATAACCAGTTAAACAACTGGTATTTTAAGGTCAGCGATGCTAACCCCCGGTATCTTTTATCTTTCCGGAGATTGCGGTGCAGTGCCCAATACGGGTTTTGCTGGTCATCCTGTCCTACCCAGTCTTTGTCATTTCTGATATTCCACCAGTTTTGAAGGTTGAGTTCACGGCTTTTATCTGCGTATTCGAATTCGTTTTTATAGCTATCAAAATCTTGGCCCCTTGGGAAGGTGTATAAACCGGATAAAGGACTGTAATATAAGCCGGAAGACAACCGGTTATTACTTTCCTGTGCCAGAAAGAGAATGTTGGCATCTACGTTCAGTTTATCATTTAGTAGTTGCAGGGTCTCTCTGAAATTAAAAGTATGCCGGCTGAATTTATTGGTGGGTAAAATCCCGGTGTTAGTAGTATTGGAATAGGAAAAATAGCTTTGTGCTGCCTCCGTTCCTCCGCTTAATGAGATGGCATTAATCAGGGTAGTACCTGTGCTAAAGAAACCTTTTACGTGATCTGGTACATTAACAGGATCGCCCCAGCTATGAAGGGAGCCGGGTTGGGGTTTCCCCTGACCATCAATAAAGGGTTTTACTGTCTGGCCATAGCGATATTGTAATTTAGGTATCAACATAGGTGTTTCCAGGGTAAGACTGGAGGAAAAATCAATACGCCCCCTGCCGGGTTTCCCTTTTTTAGTAGTAATGACAATAACGCCATTAGCTGCCTGGCTACCATACAATGCAGCTGCAGAAGCCCCTTTCAGAATACTGATACTTTCTATGTCGTCCGGATTAATATTAGAGATACCATCTCCGCCATCCCTGCCTCCGGTACCTATAATCAACCCGGATTGTCCCCATATATCGGTAGGTTGTGAAGGCGTAAAATTAGCCAGGGGCACTCCGTTTATGATATATAGCGGTTGGTTTTCGCGGGTAGATTTATTACCTCTTAAAGTAACCCTTGCGGAACCACCAACACCTGAAGCGCTACGGGTAATGGTAACCCCTGCAGTTTTACCAGCCAGACTATTAATGACATTAACATCTTTTACACCGGTCAGGTCATCATTGTCGGATTGTTGGGTAGCATAGGTAAGCTCGCGCGATTTTTTTTGTATGCCTAATGCTGTTACTACAAATTCGTTGAGTGCGTTCACATTTTCTGAAAGGGTAACGTCTATCTGACTTTGATTTCCAACAGTTATTTCTCTGGTAAAAAAGCCCACATATCTGAACACCAGTATATCTACGGGACTGGCATTAATGGTATAGGTAGCATCACTGTTGGTTTGGGTGCCTTTATTGTTGTGTTTTATCCATACCGTAACACCAGGCAACGGTACGCCATTGTTATCGCGTACCGTACCCTTTACTTCCCTGGTAAGAGAAGCACTGTTGATTAAAGAGACTTTGGATGTTTCACCCTCCGTACTACCACCTGTACCTACAATAATCTTATTGTTTTTACGGGTGAATTTTAATCCGGTTTGTTCGGCTAACAGGTTAAGTACTTCATCAATGGGTGTTTTGTTGCAGCTGAGCGTTACTTTTTTCTTCAGGTTCAGATCTGTTTTGTCGTAGTGGAAATTCAGGCCGGTTTTTGCTGAGATATCCGTCATCACGTCCTCAATAAGCTTATTTTTTACTTTTATGGTTACGAGGATATCTTTAGGGTCAGATAGCTGAATATTGGCACCGGCTTTAATATCTATACTTCCTCCGAACAAAAACAGTAGCATAAGCCCCATCGGAAAACAAACGTTCAGGAGCCGTATGTTTGCCCTCATATGAGCTTAGTTTTTGTTTTCCAGATAAATTGTATCGTTTTTAATTGTGTAAGAAAGGGATTTACTTATGCAAATGGTTTCGATAACATCCTGCAGGCTTTCATCTTTAAAAAAGCCATTGTATTTCCATTCTGTTTTATCGCTTTGGTTGACAATTGTTACACCGTACCGGTTTTCAATCTCGGTGATTACTTCATTATAGGACGCATCTTTAAAAACAAGTAATCCCTGTTTCCATCCTATGATATCTTCCTGTTTGCTAAAGGTTGTCTTTACCAGATGGGAAGATATGCGGTCATAGCTTACCTGTTCACTTGGGAGCAGTATTAGAGGCTTAGCTGTTTTATCCTGGTGTTGATCTTTATCAATCTTAACCTTTCCGGTTAGGAGGGCCACTGTAATTTTGTTTTCGTGTGCGTAAGCACGGATGTTAAAAGAGGTGCCCAATGCAGTCGTCGCAATTTCTGCCGTATGTACTGTAAACTGGCGCTGTGGATCTTTGGCAACCGTAAAAAAAGCTTCCCCTTCGTCGAGGTAAATATCCCTTTGTTGAGGTGAAAAGGTAACCGGATAACGTAATTTACTGGAGGCATTCAGCATGATGGTACTGCCATCTGCTAAAGCGATTCTTTCAGTACCTCCCCTGGCAGTAGTAATCTCCATATAACCATTCCGGATAACGCGATTGCTTTTGCCGGGCTGGGAGGGCGTTACAGTTTGTCTTGCAACAGGTGATGGGGGAGTAGCGCCATTGTAAAATTTAAACAGAAAAAGAACAGCGGCTACTACAATGGCAGCGGCAATTGCTGCATAGTACCAGGGCCTTAAACTACGTATGGGCTTAGGATGGATGTGTTCCTGGAGGTTTTGTCTTACCTCTTCCAGTTCTAACTCCAGGAAGTCTTCATCAACTAAAGTGGATTGGTGCCGGTTAATGCTGTCAAACCACGCCTCTACGGTGTTCGCCTCTTCTGCTGTACACTGTCCTTGCTTGTAGCGCTCCAATATATTTTTTATCTGTTCAATATCCACCTATGCTCATTTTTAGGTAATCCAGTTATAAGTCGTGTGAGGCATTCATTAGTACTATCCGGAAGGGAAAATAAGTTGTATCCGCCTTAAAATTTGTCTAAAAGGTAGCTGGAGAAGATAATAAGTATCACATCAGACTTGGCATAGTTAGCCCTCAGGATCTTTAGGGCTTTTGTAATCTGATTTTTAACCGTTTGCTGGGAAAGCCCCAACCGGCTTGCAATCTGCTCAACTGTCAGGTTTTCAAACCGACTCAGCATAAATACTTCTTTCATCCGTTCCGGTAAGTGATTAATGGCTTCAAACAGTTCCTGGGTTTTGGTTTTATAATCGATAGATTCCGTAATAGTATGTGGTTGAGCATCAAAATGTTCTATCAGTTGCTGCAGGTACTTACGGTAAGTAGCATTTTTACGGTAGATATCTACAATTTTATGACGGGCAGCCTGATAGAGATAAGGTTTGAGGGATTCCTGGATGGAAAGCGTATGTCTTTTCTCCCATAGGGATATAAACAGCTCCTGCAACACATCTTTGCTTATTTCGCCCGTATCGAGCTTGCTGAAAATATACAGGTACAGCATTTTACTGTAGCGGTTGTATATTGTGTTGAAAGCCGTTATGTTATCGTCTTTTAGGAGCGATAATAATTGCTGATCTGTATAACCACTGTACATTTAATGACAGGAGTAAGTGAGTGTTTTGATTGATAAATGTTGAAATGAAAGTAAGGATATTGTTTGAATTGGGATAATAAAATTTTTATCCGGAATTAGCTGGAGGGAGCTTCCCCGTTAAAGAAGTTAACTAATGTTATTGTGTAGCAAGTAGTTAGTAATTTAATTTAGCTGCCAGCTGCGGATAGCTAACAGCTAAAAGTAAGTTTGGGTGCCTAGGCTTCCTTTAAGCGAAGCTCATTCTTATATTCTTTAGGTGTTTTGCCTACTATTTCTTTAAAAAAGCGATTAAAGTTCGATAGGTTTTTAAATCCGCAGGAGTAAGCAATTTCTGCAATAGACCAGTCTTCTTCAGTGAGTCGTTTGCAGGCATGGCCAATGCGTACTTCGTTTAAGAATTGAACAAAGGATTTTTTAGTACGGTTTTTAAAGAACCTGCAGAAGGATTGCGGAGATAGGTTCGTAATGCTGGCTACATCCTGCAATGAAATTTCTTTAGAGAAGTTGTTCATTACATATTTGAACACTTCATCAATTTTATGATTATCCTTTACATTATATGCGTGGGAGTAGCCTGTGCTGGCAAGATAGTAGCAGTCTTTCGTTTCAGATAATGTTTTTAAGATGTTCAGCAGAGAAATAATTCTTTCCAGACCTTCTTTACGGGGCAGGGACAAAATCTCATGTTTGAGACTTTCCTGTGTGTCACCAATAATTTTCATACCTCTTTGTGCACGGTGGAAGAGCTCAGAAAGGGCTTTGGTTTCCGGTAATCCATAAAATTTTTCCCCAAAAATGTCTTTAGGGAAATAGATAACTACGGACTTTGCTTTGAGTTCTTCATTCCCGGCGTAATAGGCTTCATCATTATACCATACATGTGGAATATGGGGACCGAGGAATACCATATCTCCTACATCAAAGCTTTCAATGCTGTCGCCAACAATTCTTTTTCCATGACTTTCGGTTACATACACCAGCTCACATTCAGGATGAAAATGAAACGGTGTATTGAAATAGGGATCACTTCTTTCAATAATGGTGATCTGATTATCGGCAAAAGCCCCAACTTTAATAAGAATGGGTTTCATTAAGTATTAATTTAAATGCTTATATTATGCTGCCCTCTAGCACTATGCTTTCCTATGATTGATGCCAAATTATTAAATTTTGGTTAAAAAAACATCATTCCTGATAATTTGATAGGAATAAGATCCGGAAAAAGTACAATCGGACAATTTATGCACTATTTAAAAGGGATTTAGTATATTACGCTCAGGCTAAATCGATTCAGCTAAATATATGAAGGGAATATCAATCAAAGATATAGCAACTCAGGCAGGTGTATCTCCTACAACTGTGTCATTTGTACTTAATGGGAAAGCAAAGGAAAAAAGAATAAGCGAGCATGTAAGCAGGAAAATTCAGAAAATTGCAGCCAAACTCAAGTACAGGCCTAACCAGCTGGCCAGAGGATTACGTACAGGAAAAACCAAAACAATCGGTCTTATTGTTGAAGATATTGCTAATAGTTTTTTTGCCAGTGTGGCCAAAGTGGTAGAGGATGAAGCGGATAAATATGGATATAAGGTGCTGTATGGTAGCACGGAAGACAACGTGGAAAAGGCAAAAGGCTTGCTGGAGGTATTAAGGTACCGCCAGGTGGATGGTTATATTATTACCCCAACAAAGCACCTGGATAAGGAAATAGAGCTGCTGAAAGATACCAATAAACCAGTGGTGCTGATGGACCGTTACTTCCCTAATGTAAGTTCTCATTATGTTATAGTTGATAATTATGGTGGTGCTTATGCTGCTACTTCGCATCTGGTAAACCAGGGATATAAAAAAATAGCGATTGTAACTACTACTTCTGATCAGATTCAGATGAAGGACCGGTTTGACGGATTTGCCGCGGCACTGAAGGATCATGGGGTTACGTTTAATAAAACAGTGGTTAAAAAAATCCCTTTTGAAATGGACCGGGCAGCGCTGGCGCAGGAAATAATTAAGTATCTGCAAAGCGTAAAAGGGCTGGACGCTATCTTCTTTGCTACCAACTACCTGGGGATTTATGGGATTGAAAGTATCCGTTCACTTGGTTTACGTATTGGAGTGGATATCGGCGTTGTAAGTTTTGATGACCTGGACCTGTTCCGGCTGCATAGCCCTTCTATTACATGTATAGCACAGCCAATCCAGGAAATGGGCCGGCAAATTGTAGGGCTGCTGATGAAGGAACTGAACCATTCTTCTTCCACCTCACAACATGTTGTTTTAACACCGGAGCTAATGATCAGGGAATCATCTTCGCGGCAGATAAATGCCAAAATTCCCGTAATGCTCCGGTAACCTAACCGGGGGATCATATACCTTTTCAGCAACACTGATCTTTTTTTAACAAAGATTAATTACGCTTTCACAAATGATCAAAAATAAATCATCAAATATTTGTCCATACTGAAAAGTTTCAATAAGTTTGAGTTAGAAAAAAGGACTTGTTTTGATCCTTGAAGGACCGCAGGTTCTTTTTTTAGAGTAAAAGGCTAAAACGTTTTAGCCCTGTCAGCACACTTGTTATTGTTAGAAAGCTTGTTATTCGGCGTATCAACCAAAGAGGAACAGTCAATTACTTCTTATTTATGCTTATGAACGTTGTACAGGAAAGTCTGTAATGGCCGTTATGATAAGCCAGCAGCGCAGTAAAGTACCGGTAGTTTTACATATCACAATTACTTATTAAAAACACAGTGAACAAATGAAAGATCGCTATCATCTGAAGTTGCGCATCTTTTAATACCAGTTAGCTAAGTTAAGTGGCTAACTGCCCGACCTTTTTATGGTACAGTGAACAATGAAATTAATCGCCGTAAAACGGTACCGGGAGTGGTATGTCCACTGTATTATTGCTGAAGATGCGCGGATGTATAAGGTCTGCAAGTAAAGAAACATTCAACCAAAAATCGATGTTGCGGGTAAATGAACACCAGCTGCTGCAGCTGTTGGTATTCATGATGATGTTGCCTGCCAATTATTCAACCTACAAGTATTCATCTCAAAAACAGTGAACAATGAAAAGAACGCTACAAGTATGCGCGGTTCTTTTTCTCCTGTGCTGTCAAACCATTTTGGCACAGGAGAAAAGGACTGTTACGGGAACCGTGCAGGATGAAATGGGAACTCCATTATTGGGAGTGAGTGTACAGGAAAAAGGCACCACCAATGGTGTATTGTCTGCTACAGACGGTTCTTATAAGTTACGGGTATCTCCGAATGCCACTTTGATTTTTTCGTTTATTGGATATGTAAAACAGGAAATCGCCATAGGCAGCAGGAACACGGTGGCTATCCAACTGGCAGCAGACACCAAAGGATTGAGTGAAGTAGTAGTAACGGCATTGGGTATTA contains the following coding sequences:
- a CDS encoding RNA polymerase sigma factor, producing the protein MYSGYTDQQLLSLLKDDNITAFNTIYNRYSKMLYLYIFSKLDTGEISKDVLQELFISLWEKRHTLSIQESLKPYLYQAARHKIVDIYRKNATYRKYLQQLIEHFDAQPHTITESIDYKTKTQELFEAINHLPERMKEVFMLSRFENLTVEQIASRLGLSQQTVKNQITKALKILRANYAKSDVILIIFSSYLLDKF
- a CDS encoding LacI family DNA-binding transcriptional regulator — its product is MKGISIKDIATQAGVSPTTVSFVLNGKAKEKRISEHVSRKIQKIAAKLKYRPNQLARGLRTGKTKTIGLIVEDIANSFFASVAKVVEDEADKYGYKVLYGSTEDNVEKAKGLLEVLRYRQVDGYIITPTKHLDKEIELLKDTNKPVVLMDRYFPNVSSHYVIVDNYGGAYAATSHLVNQGYKKIAIVTTTSDQIQMKDRFDGFAAALKDHGVTFNKTVVKKIPFEMDRAALAQEIIKYLQSVKGLDAIFFATNYLGIYGIESIRSLGLRIGVDIGVVSFDDLDLFRLHSPSITCIAQPIQEMGRQIVGLLMKELNHSSSTSQHVVLTPELMIRESSSRQINAKIPVMLR
- a CDS encoding AraC family transcriptional regulator — protein: MKPILIKVGAFADNQITIIERSDPYFNTPFHFHPECELVYVTESHGKRIVGDSIESFDVGDMVFLGPHIPHVWYNDEAYYAGNEELKAKSVVIYFPKDIFGEKFYGLPETKALSELFHRAQRGMKIIGDTQESLKHEILSLPRKEGLERIISLLNILKTLSETKDCYYLASTGYSHAYNVKDNHKIDEVFKYVMNNFSKEISLQDVASITNLSPQSFCRFFKNRTKKSFVQFLNEVRIGHACKRLTEEDWSIAEIAYSCGFKNLSNFNRFFKEIVGKTPKEYKNELRLKEA
- a CDS encoding SusC/RagA family TonB-linked outer membrane protein, coding for MRANIRLLNVCFPMGLMLLFLFGGSIDIKAGANIQLSDPKDILVTIKVKNKLIEDVMTDISAKTGLNFHYDKTDLNLKKKVTLSCNKTPIDEVLNLLAEQTGLKFTRKNNKIIVGTGGSTEGETSKVSLINSASLTREVKGTVRDNNGVPLPGVTVWIKHNNKGTQTNSDATYTINASPVDILVFRYVGFFTREITVGNQSQIDVTLSENVNALNEFVVTALGIQKKSRELTYATQQSDNDDLTGVKDVNVINSLAGKTAGVTITRSASGVGGSARVTLRGNKSTRENQPLYIINGVPLANFTPSQPTDIWGQSGLIIGTGGRDGGDGISNINPDDIESISILKGASAAALYGSQAANGVIVITTKKGKPGRGRIDFSSSLTLETPMLIPKLQYRYGQTVKPFIDGQGKPQPGSLHSWGDPVNVPDHVKGFFSTGTTLINAISLSGGTEAAQSYFSYSNTTNTGILPTNKFSRHTFNFRETLQLLNDKLNVDANILFLAQESNNRLSSGLYYSPLSGLYTFPRGQDFDSYKNEFEYADKSRELNLQNWWNIRNDKDWVGQDDQQNPYWALHRNLRKDKRYRGLASLTLKYQLFNWLSLQARGSFDKSLDQYELMAYAGTQATLSPSNGRYILEKEFNTQFYADVFANTNWKLSRQLHMATTLGCSITDVKAHDRAFNGANPYANPGLSYANKFSVSNILGTSMDAQHNIENKQLQALFASVQIGLKDYLFLDITGRNDWSSTFAFTPTMRSGYFYYSAGIAAVVSDMIKLPSFIQFAKLRTSFAKVGNDIAPYVSRPARFTLQTIAGVTRVAFNKGAPYPGVYLEPEKNQSFETGAELHFLNGRVLLDITYYKNNNYKQYMEVPAPPGSRYLTYYINLGYIQNQGWECMLTTMPVSTKHTTWTSGLNFSHNKNTIVNLSNNNIPGAGPDNSFVLTDYGVNLYGSFIKEGGSWGDIYTNKELVTNEKGQYIIDSNDKLTTKNIYKKVGNPNPDFALGWNNTISYKKISLNFLIDGRFGGQVMSVTQAILDGYGVSEESAAARDNGGVPINAVQENGQAFSGKMDAQKYYTTIGGRAGIGEMYMYDATNIRLRELSLGYNIPLRNKLVSHIKASIIGKNLCFLKRSAPFDPEVSMSTSNALQGVDVFGLPATRSIGASIKVSF
- a CDS encoding FecR family protein — protein: MDIEQIKNILERYKQGQCTAEEANTVEAWFDSINRHQSTLVDEDFLELELEEVRQNLQEHIHPKPIRSLRPWYYAAIAAAIVVAAVLFLFKFYNGATPPSPVARQTVTPSQPGKSNRVIRNGYMEITTARGGTERIALADGSTIMLNASSKLRYPVTFSPQQRDIYLDEGEAFFTVAKDPQRQFTVHTAEIATTALGTSFNIRAYAHENKITVALLTGKVKIDKDQHQDKTAKPLILLPSEQVSYDRISSHLVKTTFSKQEDIIGWKQGLLVFKDASYNEVITEIENRYGVTIVNQSDKTEWKYNGFFKDESLQDVIETICISKSLSYTIKNDTIYLENKN